In Montipora foliosa isolate CH-2021 chromosome 9, ASM3666993v2, whole genome shotgun sequence, the DNA window TTTTtcgaagtttacctgtacttgaagttcactgtaactggacaaccCGATTCGGCTAAAGCGCAAAGAAATACATTGTAGCTtcaccttctcttatatagccccccttccccctattcaatgttggaaggtaacacaacaatttcccactaaaaccattcagttttgcacaacattgaatcgGGAGGGTGGCAAAATTTTTtgggttttgtggttttgcagttactaatttttaattaaagtgcacctaaacccaaatattttttgttcctaatataaatctccccatccaaagcaagcATATGTCAGCATTGTTACGCATAATTTCGttttttctgtgccgtgcaagccgcgtaaacttggcagaacaaacagtaatttggacccacgaccgagATGTGAAAGGCATGAGTCTATTCTCAATTTTACGCCCAACtggctttgcattcctgttttcaaagaaatttatgtAGCATTGCAAAACATCACATCACCGTCGTGGGTCCAAgttactgctagttttgataactttgcgctTCTTGCCCGGCAGATAAAAAGCGTAACTTTGAGGAAAGAATCgtcaaacatgtttgctttcCGTGGAGAGATCAATATTGTAGACTAAAAATATTTGGGTTTAAGTGCactttaacgcatgctcaatacgaaatgtcgaggcagctggcagagtcttctttcctcttatTGACTATCTAGGAAGATTGAAAGAGACTCTGCTATGTCTCTGAGGATTCGACTCAAAATACAAGAGTGTTTGCCACCTTTCTGCCACCCACTGGGCCACCACACTGCTAGCTTAGCAAAGCGTAATTCTTAACACTGATTCCCTTATAGGGGACATtgttttgagtggatgtagaggtAGTTAAATACCCCTCAACCTTAGGTTATgaaaataatggaaacaaaaataCTATCAGACCTTATTAAGACGTCCTGTCAAattgacaacaatttttccTGCTCTGTGATCATCCACAATCTCAAATTCTCCAATATAACCTAAAAAATACAGATTTCTATTACACAactatttctttatttccaTTGATACTTATACCATTTTGGTAGAAGCAGGTATTATCCCTACTACTAGAAAAGTTCTATGGAATCACACACACCAGGTCCTTCACTTTAGTCAGTGTCTGGCTTTCTTCTGGTTCACCTTACATTGTTGCTTGTTTAAATAATAAGATTATTCCAAGGTTGAAAACAATGTTCAACAGCATTTGAATGTTCACTGTAATAAAATGCACATACACTTAGATCAAACACTTTATTAACGGGCTAGAGCTCCTAGCTTACTGCATGTGGTACATTAAATGGGAACACCTTCCTAAAAAATGAGGTTTTTTTTCAATGCTGATTCACGGATACTCTGAAACAAtctgagtgctcctttgcagtaGTCGAACCTAGAACCTTTTGATTACAAGAGGGAGTTATTGGAGACCCATTAAACTAGGGTCAGGTGACAACAATTAGTCCTGCTATACTGGTATAGGACTGAAATTGCGGAAACCACACATTCTCGTCATTGAAATGAATGACTGATATGgaaaatttgacattttcatcTTGGTCATTCAATTCAATAACAAGACAATCCATTTGTAAACCTGTTTATGCCTTGTAAATTAAAAAGAGGGAATTTCTGAGGTACAATCTTTCCGAGGCTTGTATACCAACAAGTCACCAATTTCTAAATAACTATTCTACCATTTGAATTTCTGATATATGATTACAATTCTCAAATTCATACATGTAACATCGTTTGTTACTCCCAGTATTGATTACAGTCCGCTTCCCCATCTCACTCTGGCCATAAACAACACGACAAACTAAACTTCTTCCATGTTTGATCTTTGGATATCATTTATGAGACTTTCCTTCTCTTTTGCCTGCCTCAAACAGCCCTCCCTCATTGCGGGCAAAAGCTCTGTAAGTTAGAATTTTTTAGACCTAATAaagaattgttgttgtttcctgCAGTCAGGGAGCTCAAGATATGGCGATTCTGTGTCAAAATTTTGACAGTTTCAATTTGTATAAGTAccggtaatcacatgatttcgagtgcaattcgGAATAAgcaaaacgcaaaaaaaattgcacaagccCATAGGGCAACTACAATTTGCAGTCTCTGAAAAAATTACTAAGCTCTTACTAACTGAGTGCAAGGACCGTACTGTGAAATATCAGCCCAAGGTCGAGGCTGCACTTGGCCAATATTACCTGGCCAGTACAGCCCTGTCCAAGCCACAAAGAAGTATTCTTTCTTTGAAATTGGACACTTCTCCAATTGGTGAATGTTTGTAATCTTCGTCATCCATCAGCAAACTTAAAACAGTAACCTTTTACgtttaaaactaaattccacTAATTGCTATAATTGACCTCATCAGCTAACTCTacgttgtacccaattcaaactgTTTGGAATACAGTAAAACGTTTggtttcaggtatttccatatcatttaaattattattatgaatgctacaatatcatgcaaatacaacacaaagaatcttaatcccggtagatttgaattgggttacaacactgagttagacGATTAGGTTTATTTTACTGCTGTGATGAGAAAACtgaattcttcttttttatAACTTTGTGTTTCATTCAACTAAAATTTCCCggaagagaaaaaaatacggaaacggactgtttccatggtaatggtccgtactaTAAAATCCCGACTTGAGAATGATTTAAAGTGCTCATTTCTTCTTGGGTTGcatgtcacgcaagtgaaaacataaattgcttaccatttaagaaattgagtcaagaaatggaatGTTATAGATGAGGAATAAGTAAACAACGGGTCCAAGTCTCAGGGCTGTGCAATATTCCATACTTAAGTTATTCAGCGAAATTTATTACTCAAATTTGTTGAGTTTAGTATAgaggcgccatgttggtgttctgCTGCAGTACACCACTATGGCACTATGAAAcctgtagaaacatctggaGTTTAGTTTGACTGTCTTCAACACTTTTTTCTGTATAATGAGCTAGCAAACATTTGTATAGACACATCTCCTAGTACattggctgtttaggccacaaaaacaactggcatgtttttcggaagccgtcaacatgtcacgcactgtgaaaaactctgaaattcacACTGCTCTATTTCCGGGTTAGGGTTAGCTAACCCTAGCTGATCAACATAAATactcaaaaggctctttagttttgtatttttttttttttgtgacgtcacatggGACCCAAGAACTCCAAACTGCACGAAAAAAATAATGCGATTACTTATTTATGATAcacattaaaaaaatttcatgttTAATTTCCCCTGGGATTTTTGCATGCAAGAGTTAGGACACTTTCCATTTTGACAGAACTGACAGGTCAGACCGGGCTGTTAGAacagcaggtacaaaacacaggttacaggtcattgttttaccaatgcaGAAAGTATCGTAAACATTCAtgaatgctaaccttaggcctgatTAGGCCttaaaaagtttttaggcctaaggttagcttttatgaatgttaaggatactttctgtattggtaaaacaatgaactGTGACccgtgttttgtacctgccgtagTTGGAAGGACTATCTCTACAACGTCTTCAAAtcaacacacttcgaggatcaCATATTcttctccagaagaatgcgagggattatcatgcaagtgtttcTTCACActgttgtattttctttgcaaaacgaacggtctggccggccagtccTGACAAAAGGACAGCGTCCTTATATTATTATACAACTTACAATTATTGAGCTTACCATGTTTCATCATAACGGTCAGAAACTTAATTATGACTTTCGAAGAAGGGCGAAGAAGGACCTGTCTCTTCCCTCGTCTTTCAGCATTGCATATGGCGTTTAAAGCGTCGCTCAACACATTGATTCGAACCATGTTGAACCTGTTAGGTAAAACACATGTACGTCAACAGAAGCCAGTGAAACATTCCCCCAAAAAATGACTTTATTTCATTGGCAATATCAGATACGATTTCTTTAGGGTTTCTTAGAGACAAGGACAGCAACCCTTTATTTACAAAAGAAACTCAGACGTTTTAAAACTTTACTGCTGATGCGGATGCAGACAGATCTTCCATAGCCATTTTGTCCTACCTTGTGCAAAATGGCGATCGCAAGAGAGAAAGAGTGGATAGAATAGACCATAATATACCGGGGTAGCCTCTACTTGAACCCAGCGCGGCTGCGCGGCTCGGAGCAGCATCCGGGAGCATGCGAGGTGCAGAGCGACCCGAAGCGACCCTGTTTTGTAAACATTTAGGTTGCTACGAGTAGTGACATGAGTAGTTACATTTTAGTTGATGGCAGTTTGTGAGGCCTGTAGAATTTCTCTCACTTTTCCACTCAAGATATTGGCAGCATCAATGgaaaattacattattttagCTATCCTGGATGCCTCTCTTAGAGCGACGGAAtagcgagtcgcgaagcggcaAGAAGTTGGATCTTGCAATGATTCAATTAGATTATCCGTAATGATTCTTATTTTTTTACGctgaaattattgttttgtttatccAAGTCGATCAAAAGGAGTATTTGACTTCGAAACATCGGCATAAAAGGCCAAAGTCTCCTAGCTGGTAATCTTGATCTTACAGCCGATATCATGTTTACCAGAGAAAAAGTAAGAGTGAACCCTGTAAGAAACAAAACCAAGAAAAGTTACAAAGGGAACACCTCAAAGGCAGCATGGGAAACTTTACTAGCTAGTTCTAAGAACCATGCTAGTAAGGGTGAAGGAAGTTCTAGGGCATGGCGTGGATCAGAAATGACAAATGGATTTGCTCACATACAGTGgtcagatgatgatgatgatgatgatgctaaaGACAATGACGACAAGTTTAAGACTCCCATAACCCCTAGTGCATCATTCATCTTTTCTGAAAGTCACACTAAAAGTTTTGAGAACTTATGGAGGTCAGCTGCTGCTGAAGCAAGGGTGAATTCCTCGTTAGAATTTCATATGCACCCTGGTCAACCACCTGTCCCAAAACAAATTGTTGGACAAATATGTGAAGGAAA includes these proteins:
- the LOC137972153 gene encoding small ribosomal subunit protein uS8A, which translates into the protein MVRINVLSDALNAICNAERRGKRQVLLRPSSKVIIKFLTVMMKHGYIGEFEIVDDHRAGKIVVNLTGRLNKCGVISPRYDLKVHDIEKWASTLLPSRQFGYLVITTSSGIMDHEEARRKHTGGKILGFFY